From the Glycine max cultivar Williams 82 chromosome 11, Glycine_max_v4.0, whole genome shotgun sequence genome, the window aTAGCATGAGACTGTCAAAATAAGTAAAGGAAGCATGTActttaatgtattattttttgaaatcattAGGCCTTAGTcttagcttgttttcatttggcTTTATGGCTACTGCATAAGGAATGAGACACAGTCATATGAGTTCTTTGTCTGATTTGACAGTAGAGGATATGAACATATATATGGGTGCTTTATTGTGATATTATTCAAtatatcagttttttttatgttctgcCACTGCTATATCTAGTAGTATCTATTTTCATATCTAGGATGCCTTGAGGGTGTATTCTGATTTGGGGTTCAGCCGCAACTTGATGGACTTCATGGTTACCACTAAGGAGCCTAAATTTCTTAGAGATGTTGATGGGACGGAACATAGTTCTAATTCAGCTGAACAAGTATCTGGTAGCTCCAGCAGGTTTGGGAGTGGAAGATATTCCACATTTTAGGTCAGAGTGAGACTACTTCGAAACAGGATGGGGTTTCTGCTTCGAATTCAAAGAATTTTAATTCTGTTGCTACTAAGCTTATCTGGTTTGAAGTTAATTGCTGAGACATTTGATTGGAGTCATGATGCCTAGGCTTGTGAACTTTCCTTGCTTGCAAAATGTGTAGATTTGTTGTTAGTGCATTATTTGTGGATTTCAGATTCATTTTTAGTAAGTTTTTGGATTGAAGGGCACATTGCTTCTTGGTTGAATAACCTGTTTGTACATAgctgaaataaaattttcaatactaGCACTACTGGTCCTTTTTTTTGCAATTCTGTTACCAGCTTTTGGTTTTTTGATGTGTCAATTTCTTGGCTTATTTTACgtaagattttgaattaatttaagacaTGTTTCTTCAGAGATAATTAGGCATCAAACGTAAATACCTCTTACAGCATACATTCAGACCTTTTTTGTCGCCTTGTGAGAGATAAATAcctcttcatatttttttaaatttgtaataaaaggtaggtattcttctattttaaacaCTTTgactatattttgtttcttcttctatcacatcatataatttattatatttatattttttaaccatgTATCTCAATATTTAATTAGATGTTAGGTGttaaataggtggtatgatgtccacaaattaattataatgcaTAGTTGGTAATTTGTGATAACAACATCAGCATAAAGGTAATTTGTGATTGAACCATGAAATTCTAGCACCCAAATTTTGGAAAACAGCAAATAGTATCTGCATAGTTGGAAGATGAATTCACTAATCACCTGGTTATGTAGGCAAAGTTTGATATCGCAGAAGCTACGAAGGTGAAGACGAAGGTTATGTCAACAGTAGCGACGAGATGGCGGCAATTTAAGTCCACATTGACTAGCAAATTTGTGTTTGCTAAGACTGAAGGTCAACAAACACAggatgttgtgacaaaatatgGACTAGATCCTGAAGCGTGGAAACAATTTGAAGAAACCAGCCTGACACCTAACTGGGAGGTTAGTTGAATCTGTTTATGGTAACttcaaatgaatatttttttgccaatttgattattttaatttcaaaaaaatctcCGTAATTATGTATGTCACATTACAGGGTATTAGGAAACGAGCACAATCAATTCAAAAACACAACGACTGCCCTCACGTACTTTCACGTGGGGGATATGATTTGCTTGAGAAGAAATTGTTAGACCAGAAACGAAAAAGGATACAAGAGGAAGCATTGTTGAGTGAAAATCCAGCAAGTGTTGATGAACCCCCATCCCCAATAAAAAGGCATGTTAAGTGGAAGGTTGCTCGGACCAGGGCTGTTGGCAATATGACATCTGACTCCGCACAGGAAATTGcagataaaatagtaagttCACCAATATGTTGCAATGTTCATATGTTTAAGTATTTTGTAATGCAAATGACTGCACGTTGTGTATTTTTGTGTCACTTGTTTTGTGTAGGACTCCTTAGAAGAGCAGGTAACGCAGGGTTCGTTTGTACCCCATGGTCGGCAAGACATACTGAACACTGCCATTGGCCGACCTGACCATGGGGGTCGCGTTCGGGCAGCAGGCTCAGGTGTCACTATTACTCAGTACTACGGAAGGGCATCAAGGACATGCAGCAGCTCGTCCACGTCCATCAGCCAACAACAACTAGATGAAGTTGTTGCAAGGCTTAGGGAAGACATGACTGGCCAGATTAGGGAAGAATTGAGGACTCAAATTAAGGAAGAATTGAGGACTCAGCTAGaagaggaaaataaaaggaCCTTGGAAATAATGACCAATGCATTGAAAGAGGCTATTAAAAAAGAGTTGTCAAATAAAGGATCCCAAGAGGCACTCCAAATTCAGCCggacatacaacaactaggtgcGCGTGTCAGCACACAGGGAAGTAATGCTGTTACCAATGCGCAGGCTTCACAAGAACAGGATGCTGATGCCATACCATTGATGGGACTGTTTGTGCAGCGTAACGATGGTACACAAAGGTTTGTAGAAATATTACCTTACTTACAATTGAATCggagttttgttttttcttgcagctgtaattgttgggtttggtttgtgttttgttcATGGTTTAGTTTGTGTTTTATATGCATTAAAACAAGCTTTGTTTATGGTTCATTTAAGGTTGGTGGCCATGGGGAAAATAATGGAGGGGGATTCAATCATACACACAGTGGCATATGCAGATGATGTTGTCAGGGTAAGTGTAGAAACAGTTATTGATCCTGAGGCTGAGGTCCCCTATGCCACCTCAGAAATACAATATGTGAAGCAGGCCGTCAATACATTTGTAGCTTGACCCACACACCTTGTGAAAGCTGTATTAGATGAGGTAACATGTTTCATTTGACATACGTAAAGTAAAACATTCATAGATTACAGTACAAATAGTCACCCACTTTCATTAACCATGTAGCATCCACAACGTATTCCACACAACGAGGATGCACATGTGCCGAAGCCGGCTAATGTGGACGCAGATGATCCGTTGCGTGGATTGATGAAGTACAGTTTCGATATTTACGACAAGCCACTTGAAATCAGCTTTGATGGGAGCTTTCTTGGAATTGTAGATGCATCTACATCGATATTCATCACATAAGTCTGAACATATCTGTCATACAATTATGGTTAATGTAAGTGAAAtccttcatttatttattcctCATTCATTCTATATCATGATCCACTACAATACTTTCAAATCATGTGAATAGGTATATGCATGAGTGGAGTCAGATATTCAGTCAAGGTTTCATGTATGCATTCCTTGAGCCACAGTCGTTGGTTTGTTCAAAGGATAGACGCAGCGAATGCGAACAATATCTTGAAAGATGTCTTAAGGAATCTGACCGAGAGGTGTACATTGGACCTTACTTCCATCAGTAAGTGCTATTTAACAAACATACTTCAAATGATGTTTGGGTGTATACGTATCTAATGTGAATGACATGCAGGGCACATTGGCAACTCGTAATTTTGTGTCCTAGGCAACATGTTGTTGTTTGGTTCTGTTCTTTGCATAGGAAACCTGATATGCATATCAAAGCTACAATTAATAGGTTATCTCATACCATATAACTTTTTGCAAGCCTTCTTTAATGGTCATTATTGATTGACATTTTGTTGTATATGCGTTGATGTGGTTTTTTAAAAGCAGTGTAATGACAAAATTGAAGAAGACCTTGTCTCCTGAAACTAAGGCAGTTGCACCTAAGTGGATTGAAGTAAAGGTAAGTCAGCTATGTACCATGCGTTAGTGTTGTCTAGTTAAGTCATGAACTTATGTAATGTATACGATGTTCAAATGTTTTCCATATGTAGAGTCACGTTCAAACCGGCTGTTATGAATGTGGATATTACATAATGCATTGGATCTGGAACATCATAACCAGCGACATAAAGAGTGATTGGTCCATGGTATGCATAAACTTCAGTACAATTGGaactgaatttttatatttgcagtACTAACTTACAATTATGAATACTTGCAGTGGTTTGCTAATGACACACCGTTGGACATCGACATCATCACCACAATTCGAAAGAAATgggcaacattttttttaaagacagcAATAAGTCAAAACGGCTAATGATGGCgttggagtatttttttttcctgtatttGAGACAATTGTTATGTTATTTGACACAGCGGCTATTTTATTTTCGGTCATGCTACTAATATTCTATTCTTAGTATTACCTACTCAATTTCATATAATTGTAGTAATATATTGTCTTTACCCCCTTCTACTGCATTGCATCTGCATTTGATTACCACAGCAACAATTTAGTGCAGCTATAGTACCACCAAGCTTGCCACTGCAGCAGTTAAGTGAACAAATGAAGTGTCCACAGTCATTGGATGGTTGCTTGGTAGAGGTACATGCTAATAACTAATAAGATTTCCTGTGCAGGGTATCATTGTTTTTGCATGACTGATGGCTACCTTGGGGCTGGAGATTTTGGTTGAATCTGCCTCAAGTGTTATTTTGAAGGTAATTGAGATaatcttttgttgttgtttgtttattatatacCTAAATTTGGGTTCAAGACTAGTTATTCAATATGTGGATTATCTACCATAAGATTGTTCTAATAAGTGATTTTATCATTTGAGCAGATGATATTATCATTTGACCTTGCTTTTGCTTTGATTCCGCTCCTAAAGTTCAGTAGCAGCAAAATGACTAGCAGCACAAGCATTGAAGAGGTGTGTTTCCTCCTTGTTTGTGGATTCATGAACTATAAGTTAATACATGAAACTGAAAAATGTTCTAGTTCTAAAATTTGATTAGCTAGGCTTACATGAATTGTTGAATTGATCAGCTAGGCATACATTATATCAACTGTTAGTGTCATTTTTTCAGTCTAATAATATTTTGGttgatattatcattattatgattaaaGAGATTGCAGGGATTCCAAGGGAAGGGGACCAAGGgatgaaaaatatgattaaagagAGTTCTTGAGGAGTTTGTCACATGCTCAGGTAATTAGTGCTAAAGCAGTTGGGTGAAATTCTCATATTTTGAATGCTGCATGCAATTAATATCGTCATTTGATGAAATGCAGAATCTTCCTGACTAGTTTAGTGCATGTTTCATTGATTGCAttccatttaaaatattattaatcaagAGGAGTCTTGCTTAATTGAATTCAGTGTTGAGCGTGCTGCATTTGTCTTATGTAGTagttcattcatttatttaattttagttgacAACTTGTGGAATGGTGATATCAAAATATAACCTATGAAAGAGGATAATCTTGTCAGCTAATTGTTGAGtggttcatttttttgttttgtcttttatgTTGCATTTGATgactttgtttcttttcttgtagGGAAGTGGAAGATTTTGCACGAAGGTTAAATTCTGCTTGGCCTGAAAGGATGCAAATTTGATCTTTGGCCCAACACAGAAGACTAGTAACAATTTCTATGAATAGCAATGGTTCAACGCAGCTGTATACAGGTATGTTCTATCTATCTTCTCAATATTCGCGGTGAACCCTACTTGCTGCCTTGTTTTCTATCAGAAGCatcattaaattttgttgaCATGCACATGACTGGAATCAACTAGTTATAAGTTACTTCATCACTCTCATGCATTTCATTCATCACATACAACACTCTCTCCAAAGTTCAAATTAAGACTGAGGGGTGAGAAAGAGAGAATTAATATGGGTGCCGGTCTACTTGCATTCCTCTTAATGGTTCTTGTGCAATTGGTCTATGCAGTGATGAACATTACTTAAATGCTTGCAATAGAATCTGGAATGAGCCCTCTTGTCCTTGTTGCTTATCGACAACTCTTTGCTACTGTGTCCATTGCTCCCTTTGCTTATTGGCTCGAGtggtaattatatatatatataccctttctggttttgttttattttcatatatataaacaatgcaTGCATGAAAGGCTTTGATGAACTTTGAACCACCTATAACATTCTCACTGTGAGTGTCACCGTCGATATCCCTTTTCTTTTGGTTGATGCATGATTGTGTTATTTATCctttaaatgtatttatatatgtttgttgTATATAAATGTagctttgtttttgaaatttgaatggtaTAACCCAAATTTTGTGAGCAGTCAACGACGGTCCTTATCAAAACCCGTCTTTATAGCCTTATTTACCAACAACGACGGGTGCTCGAGCCACCG encodes:
- the LOC121173066 gene encoding uncharacterized protein, which codes for MATDPTSPPQSDGQSEATSKRSRTTTRLRTLTLRTVDQPRPAVYVDPATGRASGPMREKFHSYLGVVAREKVPIIHNNWKDVPETLKEIVWNDILAKFDIAEATKVKTKVMSTVATRWRQFKSTLTSKFVFAKTEGQQTQDVVTKYGLDPEAWKQFEETSLTPNWEGIRKRAQSIQKHNDCPHVLSRGGYDLLEKKLLDQKRKRIQEEALLSENPASVDEPPSPIKRHVKWKVARTRAVGNMTSDSAQEIADKIDSLEEQVTQGSFVPHGRQDILNTAIGRPDHGGRVRAAGSGVTITQYYGRASRTCSSSSTSISQQQLDEVVARLREDMTGQIREELRTQIKEELRTQLEEENKRTLEIMTNALKEAIKKELSNKGSQEALQIQPDIQQLGARVSTQGSNAVTNAQASQEQDADAIPLMGLFVQRNDGTQRLVAMGKIMEGDSIIHTVAYADDVVRVSVETVIDPEAEVPYATSEIQYVKQAVNTFHPQRIPHNEDAHVPKPANVDADDPLRGLMKYSFDIYDKPLEISFDGSFLGIVDASTSIFIT